A region from the Hypericibacter adhaerens genome encodes:
- the truA gene encoding tRNA pseudouridine(38-40) synthase TruA has product MPRYKLTLEYDGGPFVGWQRQANGLSVQEALEDAIFAFCGERPNAFAAGRTDAGVHALGQVVHVDLLREAEPDTVRNAVNYHLKPHPVAVLRVEIVGEDFHARFSAKWRAYRYRILARRAPLTIDRRHVWLVTVPLDDAAMREGAAHLVGHHDFTSFRSSICQAASPMKTLDLLEIERRGEAIEIRAKARSFLHHQVRNMVGTLKLVGEGKWTPADVARALAARDRSAAGPTAPPDGLYLTEVGY; this is encoded by the coding sequence ATGCCGCGCTACAAGCTCACGCTCGAATATGACGGCGGGCCCTTCGTGGGCTGGCAGCGCCAAGCCAACGGGCTCTCGGTGCAGGAGGCGCTGGAGGACGCGATCTTCGCCTTCTGCGGCGAGCGGCCGAACGCCTTCGCCGCGGGCCGCACCGATGCCGGCGTCCATGCGCTGGGCCAGGTGGTCCATGTCGATCTCCTGCGCGAGGCCGAGCCCGACACGGTGCGCAATGCCGTCAACTACCACCTGAAGCCGCATCCGGTCGCGGTGCTGCGGGTCGAGATCGTCGGCGAGGATTTCCACGCGCGTTTCTCGGCGAAATGGCGCGCCTATCGCTACCGCATCCTCGCCCGCCGCGCGCCGCTGACGATCGATCGCCGCCATGTCTGGCTGGTGACGGTGCCGCTCGACGACGCCGCGATGCGCGAGGGCGCCGCCCATCTCGTCGGGCATCACGATTTCACCAGCTTCCGCAGCTCGATCTGCCAGGCGGCCTCGCCGATGAAGACGCTCGATCTTCTCGAGATCGAGCGTCGGGGCGAGGCGATCGAGATCCGCGCCAAGGCGCGCTCCTTCCTCCATCACCAGGTCCGCAACATGGTGGGCACGCTGAAGCTGGTCGGCGAGGGCAAATGGACGCCCGCCGACGTGGCCCGGGCGCTCGCCGCCCGGGACCGCAGCGCCGCCGGCCCGACGGCACCGCCGGACGGGCTTTATCTGACGGAAGTGGGGTATTGA
- the dapE gene encoding succinyl-diaminopimelate desuccinylase codes for MPAPAPLDPLALTQALIRCPSVTPADAGALGVLEGALKPLGFECHRLPFALGNSPRVENLYARLGKSGRNFCFAGHTDVVPHGDKAHWRVDPYEAAVIDGELIGRGAADMKGAIACFTAAAARFLARRKNGFDGSISLLITGDEEGPSINGTKPVLGWLKERGERLDACIVGEPTNPERLGQMIKIGRRGSMTGWLTIKGVQGHSAYPHLADNPVHRLIGILERFIAEPMDKGSAHFQPSTFQIVSVDVGNPATNVIPAEARAVFNIRFNDLHSSASIERWLRAVCTGSGASYDLRIHVSGDSFLTPPGPLSDLIARAVERETGLKPELSTTGGTSDARFIKDFCPVAEFGMAGSTMHKVDERVPVQDLETLTRIYEGVLEGYFAAA; via the coding sequence TTGCCCGCACCGGCGCCCCTCGACCCGCTCGCCCTCACCCAGGCCCTGATCCGCTGCCCCAGCGTCACCCCGGCGGATGCCGGGGCGCTCGGCGTGCTGGAAGGCGCCTTGAAGCCGCTGGGCTTCGAGTGCCATCGCCTGCCCTTCGCGCTCGGCAACAGCCCGCGCGTCGAGAATCTCTACGCGCGCCTCGGCAAGAGCGGCCGCAATTTCTGCTTCGCCGGCCATACCGACGTGGTGCCGCATGGCGACAAGGCCCATTGGCGGGTCGATCCCTATGAAGCGGCCGTGATCGATGGCGAGCTGATCGGGCGCGGCGCCGCCGACATGAAGGGCGCCATCGCCTGCTTCACCGCGGCGGCCGCGCGGTTCCTGGCGAGGCGCAAGAACGGCTTCGACGGCTCCATCAGCCTGCTGATCACGGGCGACGAGGAAGGTCCCTCGATCAACGGCACCAAGCCGGTGCTGGGCTGGCTCAAGGAGCGCGGCGAGAGGCTCGACGCCTGCATCGTCGGCGAGCCGACCAACCCCGAGAGGCTCGGCCAGATGATCAAGATCGGCCGGCGCGGCAGCATGACCGGCTGGCTGACGATCAAAGGTGTCCAAGGCCATTCGGCCTATCCGCATCTGGCGGACAACCCGGTGCATCGGCTGATCGGCATCCTCGAGCGCTTCATCGCCGAGCCGATGGACAAAGGCAGCGCCCATTTCCAGCCCTCGACCTTCCAGATCGTCTCCGTCGATGTCGGCAATCCCGCGACCAACGTGATCCCGGCCGAGGCGCGCGCCGTCTTCAATATCCGCTTCAACGACCTGCACAGCTCGGCCTCGATCGAGCGCTGGCTGCGCGCGGTCTGCACCGGCTCCGGCGCCAGCTACGATCTGCGCATCCATGTCAGCGGCGACTCCTTCCTGACGCCGCCGGGCCCGCTCTCGGACCTGATCGCTCGGGCGGTCGAGCGCGAGACGGGCTTGAAGCCCGAACTCAGCACCACGGGCGGCACCTCGGACGCCCGCTTCATCAAGGATTTCTGCCCGGTCGCCGAGTTCGGCATGGCCGGCAGCACCATGCACAAGGTCGACGAGCGCGTGCCGGTCCAGGATCTCGAGACGCTGACGCGCATCTACGAGGGCGTGCTCGAGGGCTATTTCGCGGCGGCCTGA
- the yihA gene encoding ribosome biogenesis GTP-binding protein YihA/YsxC, producing the protein MAEEIDPAAIEAGRLLFAAPCEFVAGVTSPSILPPVGLPEVAFAGRSNVGKSSLINALTGRKTLARTSNTPGRTQQLNFFDLGGRLMLVDMPGYGYAKASRKEVKEWQGLATLYLKGRPSLRRALLLVDARQGLKEIDERVMKQLDESAQSYQIVLTKADKLKPEALAALRAEIAARAARHPAAHPEIVATSSVSGEGIPLLRALLAALASPAPLR; encoded by the coding sequence ATGGCTGAGGAAATCGACCCGGCGGCGATCGAGGCGGGCCGGCTGCTGTTCGCGGCCCCTTGCGAGTTCGTCGCCGGCGTCACCAGCCCGTCGATCCTGCCGCCGGTGGGATTGCCCGAGGTCGCCTTCGCCGGCCGCTCGAACGTCGGCAAGTCGAGCCTCATCAACGCGCTCACCGGCCGCAAGACGCTGGCCCGCACCTCGAACACCCCGGGCCGCACCCAGCAGCTCAATTTCTTCGATCTCGGCGGCCGGCTGATGCTGGTCGACATGCCGGGCTACGGCTACGCCAAGGCTTCGCGCAAGGAGGTCAAGGAGTGGCAGGGGCTGGCGACGCTCTATCTCAAGGGTCGCCCTTCGCTGCGCCGCGCGCTCCTGCTGGTCGACGCCCGCCAGGGGCTGAAGGAGATCGACGAGCGCGTCATGAAGCAGCTCGACGAATCGGCGCAGTCCTACCAGATCGTCCTGACCAAGGCCGACAAGCTGAAGCCGGAGGCCCTGGCGGCGCTGCGCGCGGAGATCGCCGCCCGCGCCGCGCGCCATCCCGCCGCCCACCCGGAGATCGTCGCCACCAGTTCCGTCTCCGGCGAAGGCATTCCCCTCCTGCGCGCGCTGTTGGCCGCGCTGGCGAGCCCCGCCCCTTTGAGGTAA
- a CDS encoding DNA recombination protein RmuC produces the protein MAAWPLDPTLILTGVALLALVALLVAVGFGIALMRRSGADAGRMAELTGRFDQMARAQSEAQARLAEGLQTQERALAATVEQRLAQLGDRVGLRLQESSTQAQQSLTELKERLAVIDAAQKNITELSTQVVGLQDILSNKQARGAFGEVQLEALVRDAMPAASFEFQATLSNGKRVDCLLKLPQPPGPIAIDSKFPLEAYRALKEAKDEAALKLAQRDFQTAVRNHVLDIAGKYILAGETADWAVMFLPSEAVYAELHGGFTALVEEALRRRVSIASPSTLMALLTTIRAVLRDVRMREQAHVIQRIVGLLLEDVRRLSERVSNLQKHHEQVGKDLKDIATSSEQIQKRGERIQEVEIEESGATPTPAPLPAADLLIAKR, from the coding sequence ATGGCTGCCTGGCCGCTCGACCCCACCCTGATCCTGACCGGCGTGGCGCTCCTGGCCCTCGTCGCGCTCCTGGTGGCGGTCGGATTCGGCATCGCCCTGATGCGCCGGTCGGGCGCCGATGCCGGCCGGATGGCGGAGCTCACCGGCCGCTTCGACCAGATGGCCCGGGCCCAGAGCGAGGCCCAGGCGCGGCTGGCCGAGGGGCTGCAGACGCAGGAGCGGGCACTCGCCGCCACGGTCGAGCAGCGCCTGGCCCAGCTCGGCGACCGGGTGGGACTTCGGCTCCAGGAATCCTCCACCCAGGCGCAGCAATCCCTGACCGAGCTCAAGGAGCGTCTCGCCGTCATCGACGCCGCGCAGAAGAACATCACCGAACTCTCGACCCAGGTGGTCGGGCTCCAGGACATCCTCTCGAACAAGCAGGCGCGCGGCGCCTTCGGCGAGGTCCAGCTCGAGGCCTTGGTGCGCGATGCGATGCCGGCCGCGAGCTTCGAGTTCCAGGCGACGCTCTCCAACGGCAAGCGGGTCGACTGCCTGCTGAAGCTGCCCCAGCCGCCGGGCCCGATCGCGATCGATTCGAAGTTCCCGCTCGAGGCCTATCGCGCGCTCAAGGAGGCCAAGGACGAGGCGGCGCTCAAGCTGGCGCAGCGCGACTTCCAGACCGCGGTGCGCAATCACGTGCTCGACATCGCCGGGAAATACATCCTCGCGGGCGAGACCGCCGACTGGGCGGTGATGTTCCTGCCCTCCGAGGCGGTCTATGCCGAGCTCCATGGCGGCTTCACGGCGCTGGTCGAGGAAGCCCTGCGGCGGCGGGTCTCGATCGCCTCGCCCTCGACGCTGATGGCGCTCCTGACCACGATCCGCGCCGTGCTGCGCGACGTTCGCATGCGCGAGCAGGCGCATGTGATCCAGCGCATCGTGGGCCTGCTGCTCGAGGATGTGCGCCGCCTCTCCGAGCGCGTCAGCAACCTGCAGAAGCATCACGAACAGGTGGGCAAGGACCTGAAGGACATCGCCACATCGTCCGAGCAGATCCAGAAGCGCGGTGAGCGCATCCAGGAAGTGGAGATCGAGGAAAGCGGCGCGACGCCAACGCCGGCGCCACTGCCGGCAGCCGATCTCTTGATTGCCAAGCGGTAA
- the fmt gene encoding methionyl-tRNA formyltransferase: MTPLTLAFMGTPEFACPALKALVEAGHRIAAVYSQPPRPAGRGQRDQPSPVQRLAEHHGLEVRTPASLKSESEQAAFRALGLDAAVVVAYGLILPPAVLTAPRRGCLNIHASLLPRWRGAAPIQRAILAGDAETGITIMQMDKGLDTGAILTQERSAIEPDDTAATLHDRLSLMGARLILEALDALAAGRLEAKPQPAEGVTYAAKLERQEARIDWREPASLIHRRLRAFTPWPGLWFEAKGERLRVLDMRPLPIGTGEAPGTILGPAGQAALAVACGEGTVLAVEQLQRPGKKPVAAADLLRGFPLEAGTRLT; this comes from the coding sequence ATGACCCCGCTCACCCTCGCCTTCATGGGCACGCCCGAGTTCGCCTGTCCGGCGCTGAAGGCGCTGGTGGAGGCGGGGCATCGGATCGCGGCCGTCTACAGCCAGCCGCCGCGACCCGCGGGACGCGGCCAGCGCGACCAGCCTTCGCCGGTGCAGCGCCTGGCCGAGCATCACGGGCTCGAGGTCCGCACGCCCGCGAGCCTGAAGAGCGAATCCGAGCAGGCCGCCTTCCGGGCGCTGGGGCTTGATGCCGCGGTGGTGGTGGCCTACGGGCTGATCCTGCCGCCGGCCGTCCTGACGGCCCCGCGCCGGGGCTGCCTCAACATCCATGCCTCGCTGTTGCCGCGCTGGCGGGGGGCCGCGCCGATCCAGCGCGCGATCCTCGCGGGCGACGCCGAGACCGGCATCACCATCATGCAGATGGACAAGGGGCTCGATACCGGCGCGATCTTGACCCAGGAGCGCAGCGCGATCGAGCCCGACGACACGGCGGCGACGCTCCATGACCGGCTCTCGCTGATGGGCGCCCGCCTGATTCTCGAGGCGCTCGACGCCTTGGCCGCGGGCCGCCTCGAGGCGAAGCCGCAGCCGGCCGAGGGCGTCACCTATGCGGCCAAGCTCGAGCGGCAGGAGGCGCGCATCGATTGGCGCGAGCCCGCGTCCCTGATCCATCGCCGCCTGCGCGCCTTCACGCCCTGGCCCGGCCTCTGGTTCGAGGCCAAGGGCGAGCGGCTGCGCGTCCTCGATATGCGACCGCTCCCGATCGGGACCGGCGAAGCGCCGGGCACGATCCTCGGCCCTGCCGGCCAGGCGGCGCTGGCGGTCGCCTGCGGCGAGGGGACGGTGCTGGCGGTCGAGCAGCTGCAGCGGCCGGGCAAGAAGCCGGTCGCCGCAGCCGATCTGCTGCGCGGATTCCCGCTCGAGGCGGGCACGCGCCTGACCTGA
- a CDS encoding LysE family translocator: MSLHVLLIFAATYLVACALPGPTVTALVARVIGKGTHGAFAFCTGLMAGELIWVASAMFGLALLAALFQPVFVAIRYLGAAYLLYLAWKLWTAPAAEPGEGRVSGGEGVRLFLGGFALTMGNPKTMLFYLALLPTLIDLAHVTVGGFLEIALTVSAIYSVVMAGYVLLAARARRAFRSRRAMRLVNRVTGGVMAGAAVAVATRN, translated from the coding sequence ATGTCCCTCCATGTCCTCCTGATCTTCGCCGCAACCTACCTGGTCGCCTGCGCCCTGCCGGGCCCGACCGTCACGGCGCTGGTGGCGCGCGTGATCGGCAAGGGCACGCACGGTGCCTTCGCCTTCTGCACGGGCCTCATGGCGGGCGAGCTGATCTGGGTCGCGAGCGCGATGTTCGGGCTGGCGCTGCTGGCGGCCCTGTTCCAGCCGGTCTTTGTCGCGATCCGCTATCTCGGCGCCGCCTATCTGCTCTATCTCGCCTGGAAGCTCTGGACGGCGCCGGCGGCCGAGCCCGGCGAGGGCCGCGTCTCCGGTGGCGAGGGCGTCAGGCTCTTCCTCGGCGGCTTCGCCCTCACCATGGGCAATCCCAAGACCATGCTGTTCTATCTGGCGCTGCTGCCGACCCTGATCGACCTCGCGCATGTCACGGTGGGCGGCTTCCTCGAGATCGCGTTGACGGTGAGCGCGATCTACAGCGTCGTGATGGCGGGCTACGTGCTGCTGGCGGCCCGCGCGCGCCGCGCCTTCCGCAGCCGCCGCGCCATGCGCCTCGTCAACCGCGTCACCGGCGGCGTGATGGCCGGTGCCGCCGTCGCGGTGGCGACGCGGAACTGA
- the def gene encoding peptide deformylase: MALLPIIVAPDPRLNKKAKPVAEVDARVRKLMGDMLETMYLAPGIGLAAPQVGVLERVIVLDLAHEGEEPRPLRMANPELLWVSDEDAVYNEGCLSVPEHYADVTRPAKIKVRYLDENNKEVELEAEGLLATCIQHEMDHLDGILFIDHLTALKRNIILRKLLKAKKAAPQPARDHAL, from the coding sequence ATGGCCCTGCTTCCCATCATCGTCGCTCCCGACCCGCGCCTGAACAAGAAGGCCAAGCCCGTGGCCGAGGTCGACGCGCGCGTCCGCAAGCTCATGGGCGACATGCTGGAGACCATGTATCTGGCGCCCGGCATCGGGCTGGCGGCGCCGCAGGTCGGCGTGCTGGAGCGCGTGATCGTGCTCGACCTCGCGCATGAGGGCGAGGAGCCGCGGCCGCTGCGCATGGCCAATCCCGAGCTGCTCTGGGTCTCGGACGAGGACGCGGTCTATAACGAGGGCTGCCTGTCGGTGCCCGAGCATTATGCCGACGTGACGCGGCCCGCGAAGATCAAGGTCCGCTATCTCGACGAGAACAACAAGGAAGTCGAGCTCGAGGCCGAGGGGCTGCTCGCGACCTGCATCCAGCACGAGATGGACCATCTCGACGGCATCCTCTTCATCGACCACCTGACCGCGCTCAAGCGCAACATCATCCTGCGCAAGCTCCTCAAGGCGAAGAAAGCCGCCCCCCAGCCCGCCCGCGACCACGCGCTCTGA
- the lepB gene encoding signal peptidase I, translating to MQETIRIRRPWLAVLLSFLVSGLGQLYCGRPGRALLLVVVTVLLVPLVYLPTLVDRQAYGHFSWIFLALVALVIMRLYVMVDAWLVARHTGALRLRWYNRWYIYAGIALIGSALGLVTPFHSYSIPSASMAPALLPGDFVLTKPYWSDSRKPLVGDIAIVKHDGTFFVKRIVAVGGDRVQMIGGRLTINGVALPRDMVGNLRFNDVDMTLYRESLPDGRNYRIMELSDHEFLDDTAAFTVPLASYFVLGDNRDNSRDSRVMKEFGYMPAESMVARVLVVWWAKDWGRIGTTPE from the coding sequence TTGCAAGAGACAATCCGAATTCGCCGACCCTGGTTGGCGGTGCTCCTGTCATTCCTGGTAAGCGGCTTGGGCCAACTTTATTGCGGCCGGCCGGGTCGGGCGCTGCTGCTCGTCGTTGTTACCGTCCTTCTTGTACCCCTCGTCTACCTGCCCACGCTTGTCGACCGGCAAGCGTACGGCCATTTCTCCTGGATATTCCTGGCGCTCGTCGCGCTGGTGATCATGAGACTCTATGTGATGGTCGACGCCTGGCTTGTCGCGCGGCACACCGGGGCGCTGCGGCTTCGCTGGTATAATCGGTGGTACATCTATGCCGGGATCGCTCTCATCGGCAGTGCGCTGGGGCTGGTGACGCCCTTTCATAGCTACTCCATTCCTTCCGCATCGATGGCACCTGCTCTCCTGCCGGGCGACTTCGTTCTCACGAAGCCGTATTGGAGCGACAGCCGGAAGCCCCTGGTCGGCGACATCGCCATCGTCAAGCACGACGGGACTTTCTTTGTGAAGCGGATCGTCGCCGTGGGCGGTGACCGCGTTCAGATGATTGGCGGCCGGCTGACGATCAACGGAGTGGCCCTGCCGCGTGATATGGTTGGCAATCTGCGCTTCAACGATGTCGATATGACGCTCTATCGTGAATCCCTGCCCGACGGCCGCAATTACCGGATCATGGAGCTGTCGGATCACGAATTTCTGGACGATACGGCGGCGTTCACCGTGCCGCTCGCTTCATACTTCGTGCTGGGCGACAATCGGGACAACAGCAGGGACAGCCGCGTGATGAAGGAATTCGGCTACATGCCGGCTGAATCCATGGTCGCGCGGGTTCTTGTTGTATGGTGGGCGAAGGACTGGGGCCGAATCGGCACCACGCCGGAATAG
- the argB gene encoding acetylglutamate kinase, whose product MSQSNFSETKYWLRTAHTISEALPYMQRYAGKRFVVKYGGHAMVDPELAKVFAQDIVLMKQIGIHPIVVHGGGPQIGHMLDRLQIKSDFIDGLRVTDAATVEVVEMVLAGTINKQIVAAINAAGGSAIGISGKDAGLMEARRLFLEKNGKQIDIGLVGDPAKVDPTVIDLLQNSHFIPVIAPVAFGADGQTYNVNADTAAGAIAAAAKATRLLMLTDVAGVLDKTGKLIEDLSVSQVRQLMSDGTISGGMIPKLDTCVDAVEQGVEASVILDGRIPHALLLEIFTPHGLGTLVHKG is encoded by the coding sequence ATGTCCCAGAGCAATTTCAGCGAAACCAAATACTGGCTGCGCACCGCGCATACGATCTCCGAGGCGCTGCCCTACATGCAGCGCTATGCCGGCAAGCGTTTCGTCGTCAAGTATGGCGGGCACGCGATGGTCGATCCGGAGCTCGCCAAGGTGTTCGCCCAGGACATCGTGCTGATGAAGCAGATCGGCATCCATCCGATCGTGGTCCATGGCGGCGGCCCCCAGATCGGCCACATGCTCGACCGGCTGCAGATCAAGAGCGATTTCATCGACGGGCTGCGCGTCACCGACGCCGCCACGGTCGAGGTGGTCGAGATGGTGCTGGCCGGCACCATCAACAAGCAGATCGTCGCCGCGATCAACGCGGCCGGCGGCAGCGCCATCGGCATCTCGGGCAAGGATGCGGGCCTCATGGAGGCGCGCCGGCTGTTCCTCGAGAAGAACGGCAAGCAGATCGATATCGGCCTGGTGGGCGATCCGGCCAAGGTCGATCCCACGGTGATCGACCTGCTGCAGAACTCGCACTTCATCCCCGTGATCGCGCCGGTGGCCTTCGGCGCCGACGGCCAGACCTACAACGTCAACGCCGACACCGCTGCCGGCGCCATCGCGGCCGCGGCCAAGGCGACGCGCCTCCTGATGCTGACCGACGTGGCGGGCGTGCTCGACAAGACCGGGAAGCTGATCGAGGACCTGAGCGTGAGCCAGGTGCGCCAGCTCATGAGCGACGGCACCATCAGCGGCGGCATGATCCCCAAGCTCGATACCTGCGTCGATGCCGTCGAGCAGGGCGTCGAAGCCTCGGTCATCCTCGACGGGCGCATCCCGCATGCGCTGCTGCTCGAGATCTTCACCCCGCACGGCCTGGGCACCCTGGTCCATAAGGGCTGA
- a CDS encoding pyrimidine 5'-nucleotidase → MTTPDTNAPNQAETAPQARPGEASGFEHIDTWIFDLDNTLYPASCRLFDQVERLIGAYVARHLKVDAAEAYRLQKLYFREYGTTMNGLMLRHGVDPHDFLDFVHEIDLSPVLPSPALAAALAGLPGRKLIYTNGSVAHAERVMDRLGVREHFFDVFDIVAGNFVPKPQAPSYRALIERHGIEPRRAALFEDLPQNLEPAAAMGMVTVLVRTDSPWAQAGSDGDHIHHVTDDLAGWLAGMLERLPPR, encoded by the coding sequence ATGACGACCCCTGACACAAACGCCCCGAACCAAGCCGAGACCGCGCCGCAAGCCAGGCCCGGCGAGGCTTCCGGTTTCGAGCATATCGACACCTGGATCTTCGATCTCGACAACACGCTCTATCCTGCGAGCTGCCGGCTGTTCGACCAGGTCGAGCGCCTGATCGGCGCCTATGTCGCCCGCCATCTCAAGGTCGACGCGGCCGAGGCCTACCGGCTGCAGAAGCTCTATTTCCGGGAATACGGGACCACGATGAACGGGCTGATGCTGCGCCACGGCGTCGACCCGCACGACTTTCTCGATTTCGTGCATGAGATCGATCTGTCGCCGGTGCTGCCGAGCCCGGCGCTGGCGGCGGCCCTGGCCGGGCTGCCCGGACGCAAGCTGATCTATACCAACGGCTCGGTCGCCCATGCCGAGCGCGTCATGGACCGGCTCGGCGTGCGCGAGCATTTCTTCGATGTCTTCGACATCGTCGCCGGCAATTTCGTGCCGAAGCCGCAGGCGCCCAGCTACCGCGCGCTGATCGAGCGCCATGGCATCGAGCCCCGGCGCGCCGCCCTGTTCGAGGACCTGCCGCAGAACCTCGAGCCGGCGGCGGCGATGGGCATGGTCACGGTGCTGGTGCGCACGGATTCCCCCTGGGCCCAGGCCGGCAGCGACGGCGACCATATCCATCACGTGACCGACGACCTGGCCGGCTGGCTGGCCGGGATGCTGGAGCGCCTGCCGCCGCGCTGA
- the dapD gene encoding 2,3,4,5-tetrahydropyridine-2,6-dicarboxylate N-succinyltransferase: MQTAQLEAAIEAAWQRRETLNPATAGETREVIEATLDRLDGGQLRVAEKMDGVWVTHQWLKKAVLLSFRISDSAPIPGGGDFPGYGPAVWYDKVPSKFAGWGENRFKSAGFRAVPTAVVRRSAYIAPGVVLMPSFVNVGARVDSGTMIDTWATVGSCAQIGKNCHISGGAGIGGVLEPLQAGPVVIEDNCFIGARAEVAEGVVVEEGSVLSMGVYLGASTKIVDRATGQIHYGRVPAYSVVVSGTLPGKPMPNGEPGPGLYCAVIVKRVDEKTRAKTSINELLRD; encoded by the coding sequence ATGCAGACCGCCCAGCTCGAAGCCGCGATCGAGGCCGCCTGGCAGCGCCGCGAAACCCTCAACCCGGCGACCGCCGGCGAGACCCGCGAGGTGATCGAGGCCACCCTCGACCGGCTCGATGGCGGCCAGCTGCGCGTGGCGGAGAAGATGGACGGGGTCTGGGTCACGCATCAGTGGCTGAAGAAGGCGGTGCTGCTTTCCTTCCGGATCAGCGATTCCGCCCCCATCCCCGGCGGCGGCGATTTCCCGGGCTATGGGCCCGCCGTCTGGTACGACAAGGTGCCCTCGAAATTCGCCGGCTGGGGCGAGAACCGCTTCAAGTCCGCAGGCTTCCGCGCGGTACCGACCGCGGTGGTGCGCCGCTCGGCCTATATCGCGCCGGGCGTGGTGCTGATGCCGAGCTTCGTCAATGTGGGCGCGCGCGTCGACAGCGGCACCATGATCGACACCTGGGCCACGGTCGGCTCCTGCGCCCAGATCGGCAAGAACTGCCACATCTCGGGCGGCGCCGGCATCGGCGGCGTGCTCGAGCCGCTGCAGGCGGGTCCCGTCGTGATCGAGGACAATTGCTTCATCGGCGCGCGGGCCGAGGTGGCCGAGGGCGTCGTGGTCGAGGAAGGCTCGGTGCTCTCGATGGGCGTCTATCTCGGCGCCTCGACCAAGATCGTCGACCGCGCCACCGGCCAGATCCATTACGGCCGCGTGCCGGCCTATTCGGTGGTGGTCTCGGGAACCCTGCCCGGCAAGCCGATGCCGAATGGCGAGCCCGGCCCCGGGCTTTATTGCGCCGTGATCGTGAAGCGCGTCGACGAGAAGACCCGGGCCAAGACTTCGATCAACGAGCTCCTGCGGGACTGA
- the lepB gene encoding signal peptidase I: MTETPQRRLPWLAALLSLLTPGLGQLYSGRPKRAVAWFLVAAVAGGAFYGARALGLIAENPGILPAVYALLVAIWIGAIVDAWRVAAQAGSIALAWYNRWYLYLAIVLLSGLAGLAVPTPSAQTQPFSMPSGSMIPTLVVGDIFQVQTDAYRSAPPQPGDVVVVTKEAGGRSFVKRVIGVAGDRVQMKEGRLYINGAMVERKDEGPFTDPDNGTGTATLTQYEEILPNGRRYRIVELSDKEFFDNTPEFLVPPGELFLLGDNRDSSMDSRAIGEFGFIPLGHVLGRVLFISGSLDPTRIGMKID; the protein is encoded by the coding sequence TTGACCGAGACTCCCCAGCGCCGGCTGCCCTGGCTGGCGGCCCTGCTTTCGCTGCTCACGCCGGGCCTGGGCCAGCTCTATAGCGGCCGGCCGAAGCGGGCCGTCGCCTGGTTCCTGGTGGCGGCCGTGGCGGGCGGCGCCTTCTATGGGGCGCGGGCGCTGGGGCTCATCGCGGAGAATCCGGGCATCCTGCCGGCGGTCTATGCGCTCCTCGTCGCGATCTGGATCGGCGCGATCGTCGATGCCTGGCGTGTCGCGGCACAGGCCGGCTCGATCGCGCTCGCCTGGTATAACCGCTGGTATCTCTATCTCGCCATTGTGCTGCTGTCGGGCCTCGCCGGTCTGGCCGTGCCGACGCCCTCGGCGCAGACCCAGCCCTTCTCCATGCCCTCGGGCTCGATGATCCCGACCCTGGTGGTGGGCGATATCTTCCAGGTCCAGACCGACGCCTATCGTTCGGCGCCGCCGCAGCCGGGCGACGTGGTGGTGGTGACGAAGGAGGCCGGCGGCCGCAGCTTCGTCAAGCGCGTGATCGGCGTCGCCGGCGACCGGGTGCAGATGAAGGAGGGCCGGCTCTATATCAACGGCGCGATGGTGGAACGGAAGGATGAGGGCCCGTTCACCGATCCGGACAACGGCACCGGCACGGCGACCTTGACCCAGTATGAGGAAATCCTGCCCAACGGCCGCCGCTACCGGATCGTCGAGCTCTCGGACAAGGAATTCTTCGACAACACGCCGGAGTTCCTGGTGCCGCCGGGCGAGCTCTTCTTGCTCGGCGACAACCGCGACAGCAGCATGGACAGCCGCGCCATCGGCGAGTTCGGCTTCATCCCGCTGGGCCATGTGCTCGGCCGCGTGCTCTTCATCTCGGGCTCGCTCGACCCGACCCGGATCGGGATGAAGATCGATTGA